A window from Cydia amplana chromosome 12, ilCydAmpl1.1, whole genome shotgun sequence encodes these proteins:
- the LOC134652999 gene encoding ATP-binding cassette sub-family B member 6, protein MMEYCPPNVTLGEIWVDHGISQCFMETASAVFIGGFLLVFGLIQVIMYKRYATEVVDVRSSRLFCVQILFTLFVPVLAVARFLLQAFVFKGGQIYGYMILAMLITVVMFPLSAYLAVLERRFLLPSVPPRGHGFVLLVFWALIFVSENLSFLNLNKEGWWWHLKNLQDRLEMSLFVGRYVSCMIMFILGMKAPGIMHQFEHLAEDDQRRLIPPRAENQSTFRNVFSKLRTLLPYLWPKKSCLLQFNVLICILLLISGRVINLYVPIYSKYIVDSISIPPILFRWDLVLIYVFFKFLQGGGTGGMGFINNLRTFLWIRVQQYTTRELQLELFRHLHSLPLSWHLSRKTGEVLRVMDRGTDSIDNLLSYILFQITPTIVDIVIAIVYFVTIFNAWFGLIVFVTMTLYIFATIWVTEWRTKYQRRMNLADNEQKAKSVDSLLNYETVKYYGAESYEVMSYKDAILNYQKEEFRNLLTLNILNTVQNIIISGGLLTGSLLCISMVVNTKVLTVGDYVLFASYIIQLYIPLNWFGTYYRAIQKNFVDMENMFDLLRVDSTVVDAPGAPELLVRRGGVEFKHVSFGYGPERLVLKNVTFKVAPGSTVALVGHSGAGKSTVMRLLFRFYDVNEGAVLVDGQDVRTVTQASLRASIGVVPQDTVLFNNTVRYNIQYGNLKAPSADVISAAKNADIHDRILTFPDAYDTQVGERGLRLSGGEKQRIAIARTILKDPAIVLLDEATSALDTNTERNIQAALARVCANRTTLIIAHRLSTIIHADEILVLKEGEIIERGNHEALLAQGGVYASMWQDQLENRNTNGNGVQEEESNNDQRPQLPPNGAFGHGHGHL, encoded by the exons ATGATGGAATACTGCCCTCCAAATGTTACTTTGGGGGAAATATGGGTGGACCATGGAATTTCCCAATGTTTTATGGAAACTGCTTCAGCAGTGTTCATTGGTGGATTTCTACTCGTTTTCGGCTTAATACAAGTCATTATGTATAAAAG ATATGCGACGGAGGTGGTGGACGTACGATCCTCGCGACTATTTTGTGTACAGATACTTTTTACGCTGTTCGTGCCGGTGTTGGCGGTGGCGAGGTTCCTATTACAAGCGTTCGTGTTCAAAGGAGGACAGATATATGGATATATG ATTCTAGCAATGCTAATAACAGTAGTGATGTTCCCACTATCCGCATACCTGGCTGTATTGGAAAGGCGGTTCCTCTTGCCATCCGTCCCGCCGCGGGGCCACGGGTTCGTGCTACTGGTCTTCTGGGCGCTGATCTTTGTATCTGAGAACCTGTCCTTCCTGAACTTGAATAAGGAGGGGTGGTGGTGGCATTTAAAAAA tTTGCAAGACCGTTTGGAGATGTCTCTATTCGTGGGCCGCTACGTGTCGTGCATGATCATGTTCATTCTTGGAATGAAGGCGCCCGGTATCATGCACCAGTTTGAGCACCTAGCGGAGGACGACCAGCGAAGGCTCATCCCGCCTagg GCCGAGAACCAGTCCACATTCCGCAATGTATTCAGCAAGCTACGCACTCTCCTACCGTACTTGTGGCCGAAGAAGAGTTGCCTGTTGCAATTTAATGTGCTCATCTGCATTCTTCTGCTCATCTCTGGCCGTGTGATCAATCTATATGTGCCTATTTATAGTAAATATATAG TGGATAGTATATCGATACCGCCGATTCTATTCCGATGGGACCTGGTGCTTATCTACGTGTTCTTCAAGTTCCTGCAAGGCGGCGGCACGGGCGGTATGGGCTTCATCAATAACCTAAGGACGTTCTTGTGGATCCGGGTGCAACAATACACCACCAGGGAGTTACAG TTGGAATTATTCAGGCACCTCCACAGCCTACCGCTTTCCTGGCACTTATCCCGTAAGACCGGGGAAGTACTGAGAGTCATGGACCGAGGCACGGATTCCATAGACAACCTGCTTTCCTACATCCTGTTCCAAATCACACCGACTATAGTGGATATAGTCATAGCTATCGTGTATTTTGTGACGATATTTAATGCCTGGTTCGGACTTATCGTGTTTGTGACGATGACTCTttacatat TTGCAACAATATGGGTAACGGAATGGCGGACAAAGTACCAGCGTCGCATGAATCTCGCCGACAACGAACAGAAGGCAAAATCGGTCGATTCTCTACTCAACTACGAAACTGTCAAGTATTATGGCGCAGAGTCGTATGAAGTTATGAGCTATAAGGACGCTATTCTTAATTATCAG aaagaaGAATTCAGAAATTTATTGACATTGAACATCTTGAATACGGTGCAAAATATCATCATTAGTGGAG GTCTACTAACGGGGTCCCTGCTATGTATATCCATGGTCGTCAACACTAAAGTGCTGACGGTTGGTGACTACGTGCTCTTCGCTTCTTACATCATTCAGCTGTATATACCGCTCAACTGGTTCGGGACTTATTACAG AGCAATCCAGAAGAACTTCGTAGACATGGAGAACATGTTCGACTTGCTTCGAGTGGATTCCACCGTTGTGGACGCGCCCGGCGCTCCTGAACTACTAGTCCGGCGGGGCGGCGTCGAGTTTAAACATGTCTCGTTTGGATACGGGCCGGAGAGGCTCGTGTTGAAGAATGTCACGTTCAAAGTGGCTCCAGGAAGCACTGTGGCTTTG GTGGGCCACAGCGGCGCCGGCAAATCGACAGTGATGCGCCTCCTGTTCCGCTTCTACGACGTGAACGAGGGCGCCGTGCTCGTGGACGGGCAGGACGTGCGCACGGTGACGCAGGCCTCGCTGCGCGCCAGCATCGGCGTCGTGCCGCAGGACACGGTGCTGTTCAACAACACGGTCCG ATACAACATCCAATACGGGAACCTGAAAGCTCCGTCGGCGGATGTCATCTCGGCAGCCAAGAACGCTGATATCCACGATAGGATACTAACGTTTCCAGATGCATATGACACGCAG GTTGGAGAGAGAGGTCTAAGACTAAGTGGAGGAGAAAAGCAGAGGATAGCTATAGCTAGAACAATCCTGAAAGATCCTGCAATCGTCCTGCTGGACGAAGCTACGTCCGCCCTGGATACCAATACTGAAAGAAATATTCAG GCCGCTCTAGCGCGTGTCTGCGCCAACAGAACGACACTCATCATCGCCCACAGACTATCTACCATCATCCACGCTGACGAGATCCTAGTCCTCAAGGAGGGAGAAATCATTGAAAGAGGAAA TCACGAAGCGCTCTTAGCACAAGGCGGCGTCTACGCATCCATGTGGCAGGACCAACTCGAGAACCGAAACACGAACGGCAACGGCGTTCAAGAGGAAGAGAGCAACAACGACCAGAGGCCGCAGCTGCCGCCAAACGGCGCCTTTGGTCACGGGCATGGACATTTATAG